Part of the Ignatzschineria larvae DSM 13226 genome, AATAGATAAGATCCGCTTCTTCAGTGGCAAGCCAAGCTTGTTCTGCAATTAAGTGATCCATCTGATTGTCATCACCTGACAATCCCCCCGTATCGAGAACACGATATGGTCTATCCCCTACTCTTCCATCGCCATATTGACGATCCCGCGTTAATCCCGGTTGATCTGCCACTAAAGCTTTTCGTGAACGAGTAAGAGAATTAAAAATTGTTGATTTACCAACATTTGGGCGCCCTACAAGCGCAATTAATGGTACTGACATTCTTTCCCTTAAATTGAAACTTTATACAGCGTGCCTGAATAATCTAATAGATAGACACTACCGTTAATTTCTTTAATATCTAACATAAAACCTTTAGAAGATATTTTGGTTGATCCTTGTAATACACCGCTTGCCGCATCTAACACATGAACATAGCCATCATAATCTCCCACAACAATTCTGCTGCCTACAATAACAGGCTTTGTGAGATTTCGTCCATAAAGATCATTGTTTGACCAGACTAATGAACCATCTTTTGCATCTAATGCCTCAATCGCGCTATCTCTGCTAATTGAGATCACATCTCCATTGAAATAAGCAATACCCGCATAAGTGCCCTTCCCTGCCTGCCAAAGTTTACGGCCTTGATGCGTTAATGCGGTAATACCTGTTTGATATTGCCCCACAAAAATTCGCTCAGGTGTCACAATAATCGCTGCATCGACATCTCGAAGCCCACCCATAAAACTACCATTCAGTGGTTTACTTAGGACAACGCTCCAAATCTGCTCCCCTGTTTCACCATTAATCAGTGCTAAGGTTCCCTCATCACTGGCCGCTAAAATATTATTCCCAATAAAAGTTGGTGCTGCCGCTCCTCTTACAGAGAACTCTGAGCTATTAAAAAGATAAGCCCAATCTACTTCTCCTGTTTGCAAGGCAAAGGTTTCAACAGCGCCAAAAAGTGTACGAACTACCGCAATGTGACCATTACTTACTGGTGATACTGCAGGAACCCCCATAATTTTTTGTTGCCATATAGGTTGCCCATCAGAAGCTGAAAGCCCTGCAATATGTGCATCTTGTTGCCCTACTAATAGAACACCTTGACTGTAAGTCACACCTGTATGAAGCGCTGGGACTTTATTCTCCCAAATTTTTGCGCCATTACTCATATCAATCGCCGTCACAACACCTTTCTCACCGGCGACATAGAGTGTATTCACACCATCATCTGCAATTAAAAAACGAAGAGCACTTTCTTTAGCCGTTTTACTCTTGGTTTTCGCTTCCCACACTTTAACAACTAAGTTATTAGGTATAGCACTATTCAACTCAACAGGTTGCGCAAGATTACTTTTGCCTCGTAATCCTCCAGCGCATCCAGCAATAATAATTGTAGCGATAATCGTTGTAATGATCTTCTTCATCTTCTTACAGTCCTATTGCCATCAGGCTTATTGTATATTCAGTGAGTTGAATTTAGTGAGTGCATTCTCAGGTACAACATCAGCTTTGAGCGCCTCTTCATAAGAGATTTTTGCATCTTGCACTTTACCCATGTCTAGATAAATATCGCCTTCAAGCACCTTTCTCAACCCCAAAAATTCAAGTGCTTGAATCTGCTGAAGTGATTGTAATGCATCTTCATTTTTATTTTGATCAAATTGCACTAATGCTAACCGATATTGAATCAATGAACGAACACCTTCATCATTCGTACTTTTCAACGCATCTTGCAATAATTGTTCTGCACCCGCTAAATTACCAGCATTATATGCTTTTTTCGCGACTAAAAGTGCCGAGAATACCTGATAAACACCTTCATTTTGTGCAATTAGCTGCTCACCTTTTGCAACATCAACCGGTTTTTGCGTAATCTCTGTTAAAGATCGTTCATACGTATCAAATGTTGCATTAAGTGTCTTGACAGAATTGAGTTTAAAATACTCAGCACCAGCAATTGAGGCGACAACAACGATTACCAAGAGAAGAAGGTAGCCTGCATTACGCTTGAGCCAATCAATGAGGACTTCTGCACGTTGTTCATCTGTTTCATATTGATTTAAAGCCATTGAATTAACCTTTTATGATAATAAATTATTTTGCAAATACGAAATCAAGTCAGCATGAGCAATTTCCTTTTGCTCACCACTTTCTCGAAGATCTTTGAGGATAATAACACCTTCATCTAGTTCATTATCCCCCATAATTAAAGCATATTTAGCACCTGAACGATCAGCTTTTTTCATCTGTGATTTCATACTACCGCCGCCGAGATTCGCTAAAATCGTGATAGAAGGCAGTGCTGAACGAATTTCTTCTGTTAAACGTAACCCTTCAAGTGAGGCGCGATCACCTAAGAAAACTGTCGTTACTAATGGTAAATATTCAGGCGCCACCACATCACAAGCTTGGCAAAGAAGAATTAACCGCTCCATCCCCATGCCAAAACCAATGGCCGGCGTTGCTCTTCCACCTAATTCTTCCACCATTTTATCATAACGCCCACCACCACAAACGGTACCTTGTGCCCCTAATTTTGTGGTTGTCCACTCAAATACTGTACGCGTATAGTAATCCATCCCGCGAACAATGCGGGGATTCACCACATACTCAATTCCTAGAATATCGAGCTGTTGACAGAGAAGTTCAAAATGTGTTTTTGATTCTGGTTCCAAATAATCAAGTAATTTCGGCGCTTTTGCAATCACTTCATTGAGCTCTGGGTTTTTAGAGTCTAAAATCCGAAGCGGATTAGTATAGAGACGGCGTTTACAATCTTCATCTAAGATATCTTGATATTGTTCAAAATAGGTAATCAATTTTTCCCGATAGACTTTACGACTCTCTGTCGTCCCCATCGAATTGATCTCTAATTTTACCTCATTTTCAATCCCTAAACGTTTCCAAAAACGCGCCAACATTGCGAGCATCTCAGCGTCTGCATCCGGGGTTTCAATACCAAACACTTCTACATCGGCTTGATGAAATTGACGATAACGCCCTTTTTGTGGTCGCTCATAACGGAAAGCAGGCCCGATTTGCCATAGCTTTTGTACTTGATTATAGAAAAGCCCATGTTGAATACCAGCACGAACGATACTTGCAGTCATTTCGGGGCGAAGAGAGAGGCTAATTTGGTCATTTTGATCAGGAAAGGTATACATCTCTTTTTCGACAATATCTGTCACTTCCCCGATTGAACGAGTGAAAAGACGGGTCTCTTCCATCATAGGGGTACGAATTTCAGTGTAACCATACTCAGAAAAAAGCGTGCGAAGATGCCCCTCGATCATTTGCCAATAGCCAATTTCGCTTGGTAGACAATCGTGCATTCCCCGCACCGCATTAATTTTTTGACTCATCTTTCTATTTCCTACTCTTATTTTTATTGCTTATTATTACTTATTGGTACTGTGCTGAATTTAGTGAAAATCGAACCGACGCCACCTCATCAGTAAATGGTTTATAATAATACTCCGGAATTGCTGTTCCGTTAACTGTTATTTTATCTATCACTGCAGGGTTTCCTAAATAGATATCATATACGCCATCGCCTTCAAGTTGATATTGCTCGCCTGGCGCCATCACTCGACTCGTTACTGTCCGCCCACTCATATCGGTAATATCTAACGTGGTAATATCGTCTGCTACAATATTCACCTTCACTTTTTGAGGTAATTTATGCTGTAATGCTTCAACTGTTTTCTCAGATAATTCAAGATTTGTGATCAATTTTTGTAACTCTAAATTCATTAATTCTACGGTGATCTCACTCACCGCTTCATCTGCCACCTCATCCCGTATTGCATCTTCTTGTATTTTGATCGACTCAGTAATCGAGGCTAATTCTTCTTCTGCCTTCTCTAATTGAAACTGCGTTACTAGTTGATCAAGCGCCGGATAGAAACCACTTTCCCGATCAAAAAAAGAGACTCTACGATTAAATCGCTCTATTAGTGATGCCGTAATAGCAGGATCTACAGCAACACCATAATAAACCTTATTTGGCTCACTATAAGGATATAGAATATGATGATTCGGCGCGGTAAATTCACGAATCTCTGATTGAGCGCCTAAATCCATGACAGGTAAAGAGGCTCCCGAAAGAAGCCTATTATAATGCGCTAACGATTGCCCTAAAGCATTAAACCGGCCGGTACCTGTTTTCTTGTCTTGCCTTGAGAATGATTCTTGTTGCCCACGTTGTCTTTCGGGACCATAACCTAACTGAGTCTGTAATTGACTAGATATTTCGGACTTTCCCACCGAAGTATCTCGGTCCTCCTCTTGCCAAGCATCTGCAATAGAGTCAATACGTGCACTGATCTCATGTTGATAAGATTTATCGGCAATCATCTTTTGCGCTTGCTCGTTCTCTACAGCGTCAATCAGTAAATTCTCAAAGCTTACATTATCTTGATTAGATGAAATCCCATATTCTAGCTCGATAGAAGGAAATCGCTCATTCAGAAGGGAGACATTCTCCTTAGTATCTAAAGCTCGCATCTCTTTAAAAAGCGCAGGGATCATCCCATTTTGATAGAGATAAGCAAAAATCGCGATTAGCACTAAAACAAAAATCAGGTAATATTTGAAATGATTAGAACGTTTTTTCTCTTCAGCTTCCTGTTTTACTTTTGCCGAATTATGATAACCGTAGTTTTTCGTATCTAATGTTTCGGTTAATCGACTCATTTCTACTTCAAAATTCTCATCTAACAGCCCTAAGAATTTCGCATATTTCCGTAAATAGTTTTTGACGTAGAGTAATGCACCAATTTCTTGATAGTTCCCTGATTCTATTGCAGTCACCAATGAGGGGCGCAACGATAAAACTCGCGAAACCTCTTCAATGCTTAGGGACTTCTCTAATCGAGCAGCTTTTAAAACTTCACCCAATTGTTGTGCAATATTAACACTTTCCTTCACTTATAAATCCTCATCAAACTGTGTTCTAAGCACATATTGATATTTATTAATTTCATCCTGATGTTGCAACGCATCACTAATTTTTAGCCCTAATTGCGCACTTTCGCGACTATAACCATGAAGATCATTAAATCGATCGATCGCTTCTCGGGCTTTCATATAGTTGTGTTGCCGATAAAGTATATCCGCAAAATAGAGATAAGTTAAGGCATAATCTGGATCTAATATAATGGCCTTTTCTGCAACTTGTTGTCCATTTTGCAAATAATCCTCCTTAATATAACATTTCAATAATGCAGTATATAGTCGAGATTCAATCTTTCTTCTATTCTCTATCATTACTATTGCCTTAACTTCTAATTCAATAGCTTGAGAAATACCATCGCTACCTGATTTATAACACATCAACTGACTATAATTAATCACTGCGATATCGTAATTAGGATCAAGTTTAATGGCCTCTAAAAAGTATTCACTGCCTTTTGTCACTCGCCCTTTACGTTCATAAAGTACCCCCATAGCATTATAACCCTCAGAAAACGCAGGGCGCTGTTGTAAAATAGCCTGCAACTTCTCTTCAGCTGCATCATAATGCGCCGTATCGATATAATGTAAGCTCAACTCATAATGCTTCTGCTCCGCCTCAGACAACTCTGCAAGTGTAACTGGTACTTGGGAATCATTCGATAGTGAAGCGCATCCGACCATTAACAGCAGTAGTAAGCTTCCCATTAATCCCCGTAATAGTTCCCCTCGATATCCCATCAACATCATCATTCTCCTCTCCTATTGATTATTGTCACTCAATTATTTCAATTAGATTCTCTCTAATGAACTATAGGTTAATAACCGCAATAATAGGAATGAGCGCCGAGCATCGTAAAAGCCTTTCCCACAAAAAAGCGATTGAAAGCCCCCCTCAATCGCTTTTGTTAATGACTTATGAGTTAAACTAGATCAAGTACTTCTTTAATAAGTTAGCCACTTCTAGTTATTCTCTTTTCAACTACTCACTTTGGCTACCAAAATGTTGCTGCGAGAATGCCATCCGCTCTAAAACCGACTCAGCGGGCTTTCCTGCTTTTTTAAGCTCCGCTAAATGCGCTTCAACCGCTCTAGCTCTCGCTGCTAATCCGGCATTATTAGCAATTTGAATATTGAGACCTGGACGCGCATTAATCTCTAGTACCAACGGTCCTTTCTCTTCATCAAGAACCATATCCACACCAATATAGCCTAGTTGACTCAACTCATAACAACTCGTGGCAAGCTCTAAAAAGCCATCCCAATTAGGCAATAAAACATTACTCACGTGGTTATTGGTATCAGGGTGGCGCTGAATAATCTCATTGAGCCATGTTCCTTCTAGCGTCTTCCCTGTTTTGAGATCAACGCCGACACCGATCGCGCCTTGATGCAGGTTCGCCTTACCATTCGATTGTCTAGTCGGCAATCTGAGCATTGCCATTACGGGATAGCCCATCAATACAATAACCCGAATATCCGGCACACCCTCATAACTAATGCTACTGAAGATTGGATCAGAATTGACCTTATACTCAATCAACGCTCTATCTCGGTTTCCCCCTAAAGAGTAGAGCCCTGTAAGGGTGCTTGAGATCTGATACTCAATCTCATCAAGGGTGACTAAACGTCCTGAAACGGTTTTGTAACGGCGATCATCAAATTTATCACCAATCACTAAGATCCCATCCCCCCCGGCACCTTGCGCCGGCTTAATGACAAATTGTGTATGCCCTTTGAGAATTTTGGGAAGATCCTTAATGTCTCGCTCAGTTTCAATCACACCATACATCTCCGGCACATTAATCCCGGCAGCAATCGCCCGTTCTTTGGTAATAATCTTGTCATCTACATA contains:
- a CDS encoding PQQ-binding-like beta-propeller repeat protein, which encodes MKKIITTIIATIIIAGCAGGLRGKSNLAQPVELNSAIPNNLVVKVWEAKTKSKTAKESALRFLIADDGVNTLYVAGEKGVVTAIDMSNGAKIWENKVPALHTGVTYSQGVLLVGQQDAHIAGLSASDGQPIWQQKIMGVPAVSPVSNGHIAVVRTLFGAVETFALQTGEVDWAYLFNSSEFSVRGAAAPTFIGNNILAASDEGTLALINGETGEQIWSVVLSKPLNGSFMGGLRDVDAAIIVTPERIFVGQYQTGITALTHQGRKLWQAGKGTYAGIAYFNGDVISISRDSAIEALDAKDGSLVWSNNDLYGRNLTKPVIVGSRIVVGDYDGYVHVLDAASGVLQGSTKISSKGFMLDIKEINGSVYLLDYSGTLYKVSI
- a CDS encoding YfgM family protein, coding for MALNQYETDEQRAEVLIDWLKRNAGYLLLLVIVVVASIAGAEYFKLNSVKTLNATFDTYERSLTEITQKPVDVAKGEQLIAQNEGVYQVFSALLVAKKAYNAGNLAGAEQLLQDALKSTNDEGVRSLIQYRLALVQFDQNKNEDALQSLQQIQALEFLGLRKVLEGDIYLDMGKVQDAKISYEEALKADVVPENALTKFNSLNIQ
- the hisS gene encoding histidine--tRNA ligase, with the translated sequence MSQKINAVRGMHDCLPSEIGYWQMIEGHLRTLFSEYGYTEIRTPMMEETRLFTRSIGEVTDIVEKEMYTFPDQNDQISLSLRPEMTASIVRAGIQHGLFYNQVQKLWQIGPAFRYERPQKGRYRQFHQADVEVFGIETPDADAEMLAMLARFWKRLGIENEVKLEINSMGTTESRKVYREKLITYFEQYQDILDEDCKRRLYTNPLRILDSKNPELNEVIAKAPKLLDYLEPESKTHFELLCQQLDILGIEYVVNPRIVRGMDYYTRTVFEWTTTKLGAQGTVCGGGRYDKMVEELGGRATPAIGFGMGMERLILLCQACDVVAPEYLPLVTTVFLGDRASLEGLRLTEEIRSALPSITILANLGGGSMKSQMKKADRSGAKYALIMGDNELDEGVIILKDLRESGEQKEIAHADLISYLQNNLLS
- a CDS encoding helix-turn-helix domain-containing protein, with the translated sequence MKESVNIAQQLGEVLKAARLEKSLSIEEVSRVLSLRPSLVTAIESGNYQEIGALLYVKNYLRKYAKFLGLLDENFEVEMSRLTETLDTKNYGYHNSAKVKQEAEEKKRSNHFKYYLIFVLVLIAIFAYLYQNGMIPALFKEMRALDTKENVSLLNERFPSIELEYGISSNQDNVSFENLLIDAVENEQAQKMIADKSYQHEISARIDSIADAWQEEDRDTSVGKSEISSQLQTQLGYGPERQRGQQESFSRQDKKTGTGRFNALGQSLAHYNRLLSGASLPVMDLGAQSEIREFTAPNHHILYPYSEPNKVYYGVAVDPAITASLIERFNRRVSFFDRESGFYPALDQLVTQFQLEKAEEELASITESIKIQEDAIRDEVADEAVSEITVELMNLELQKLITNLELSEKTVEALQHKLPQKVKVNIVADDITTLDITDMSGRTVTSRVMAPGEQYQLEGDGVYDIYLGNPAVIDKITVNGTAIPEYYYKPFTDEVASVRFSLNSAQYQ
- a CDS encoding tetratricopeptide repeat protein, with product MMMLMGYRGELLRGLMGSLLLLLMVGCASLSNDSQVPVTLAELSEAEQKHYELSLHYIDTAHYDAAEEKLQAILQQRPAFSEGYNAMGVLYERKGRVTKGSEYFLEAIKLDPNYDIAVINYSQLMCYKSGSDGISQAIELEVKAIVMIENRRKIESRLYTALLKCYIKEDYLQNGQQVAEKAIILDPDYALTYLYFADILYRQHNYMKAREAIDRFNDLHGYSRESAQLGLKISDALQHQDEINKYQYVLRTQFDEDL
- a CDS encoding alpha-L-glutamate ligase-like protein, which produces MFTMIKRWRALRKRGVMGINERNGDFVLKYNNRKFYPYVDDKIITKERAIAAGINVPEMYGVIETERDIKDLPKILKGHTQFVIKPAQGAGGDGILVIGDKFDDRRYKTVSGRLVTLDEIEYQISSTLTGLYSLGGNRDRALIEYKVNSDPIFSSISYEGVPDIRVIVLMGYPVMAMLRLPTRQSNGKANLHQGAIGVGVDLKTGKTLEGTWLNEIIQRHPDTNNHVSNVLLPNWDGFLELATSCYELSQLGYIGVDMVLDEEKGPLVLEINARPGLNIQIANNAGLAARARAVEAHLAELKKAGKPAESVLERMAFSQQHFGSQSE